A stretch of the Archangium violaceum genome encodes the following:
- a CDS encoding imm11 family protein — protein sequence MSTGMRYYRIHDDMYFPGRWHLKTPVDGEGESINPWLFKEGKVVDIKGPIRIAVKQTGVALRFTQSLGVPVVHRRVVSLFNRLGIQNEVQFIPVDVEGQAEPWFILNALQVIRCIDEARCEEVGYWRPEDERPDKVGQYKKVVGLKVDPAKIGVAHIFRPWGWLVVLIVSEQVKLAMEVEGITGTDFVEV from the coding sequence ATGAGCACGGGGATGAGATACTACAGAATACACGATGACATGTACTTTCCAGGGCGTTGGCACCTGAAAACGCCTGTCGATGGAGAGGGTGAGAGTATCAACCCCTGGCTGTTCAAGGAGGGGAAAGTCGTCGATATCAAGGGGCCTATTCGCATTGCCGTGAAGCAGACGGGTGTTGCCCTCCGGTTTACTCAGTCCCTGGGAGTCCCTGTCGTTCACCGCCGGGTCGTCTCTCTCTTCAATCGCCTGGGGATTCAGAATGAGGTGCAATTCATCCCTGTCGATGTGGAGGGACAGGCGGAGCCCTGGTTCATCCTCAATGCCCTTCAAGTCATCCGGTGCATCGACGAAGCTCGATGCGAGGAGGTGGGCTATTGGCGTCCCGAGGACGAGCGCCCGGACAAGGTGGGTCAATACAAGAAGGTCGTGGGGCTGAAGGTGGACCCGGCGAAGATAGGGGTGGCCCACATCTTCCGCCCTTGGGGCTGGCTGGTGGTCCTCATCGTCTCCGAGCAGGTCAAACTGGCCATGGAGGTGGAGGGCATCACAGGCACCGATTTCGTCGAGGTCTGA
- the sitI6 gene encoding SitI6 family double-CXXCG motif immunity protein yields MRFYELDRDPSPRYTGNLNASHKWSLPGVEPCPVCGLQPEGGTSAQYPCVDLSGLPPEDQEKLLDSWPVPRAEFIRRRELVRPFAPPYAVLESGAAFGPLQGTGLGYFGQLIMQNPWSLCMRREALERLQSTGVRGLTGCPTQVRFRTKHAPELRDIQLESHGRFHQDCLPPPNPPCPTCGVAMGYSLPDPYCLDAASLPQHVDIFRLTEASTLIIANERLVDAVRRLELDGVVFKELEVR; encoded by the coding sequence ATGAGATTCTACGAGTTGGATAGAGACCCTTCGCCACGCTACACGGGCAACCTGAACGCTTCCCATAAGTGGAGTCTGCCCGGTGTGGAACCCTGTCCTGTCTGTGGTTTGCAGCCAGAGGGAGGGACATCGGCTCAATACCCGTGCGTGGACCTGTCGGGTCTGCCGCCCGAGGACCAGGAGAAGCTCCTGGACTCCTGGCCTGTTCCGCGCGCGGAGTTCATCCGGCGGCGCGAGCTCGTGCGCCCATTCGCGCCTCCCTACGCTGTACTGGAATCGGGAGCAGCGTTCGGCCCTCTCCAGGGAACAGGTCTGGGCTACTTCGGCCAGCTCATCATGCAGAACCCCTGGTCCCTCTGCATGCGGCGCGAGGCCCTGGAGCGCTTGCAGAGTACGGGCGTGCGTGGCCTGACCGGCTGCCCCACCCAGGTGCGGTTCCGCACCAAACACGCTCCCGAGTTGAGGGACATCCAGCTCGAAAGCCATGGGCGATTCCATCAGGACTGCCTGCCGCCCCCGAATCCTCCGTGCCCCACCTGTGGTGTCGCCATGGGCTACAGCCTCCCAGACCCGTATTGCCTCGACGCAGCCTCACTGCCACAGCACGTGGACATCTTCCGGCTGACCGAGGCCTCGACGCTCATCATCGCCAACGAGCGCCTGGTGGACGCGGTGCGCCGCCTGGAACTGGACGGGGTCGTCTTCAAGGAACTGGAGGTCCGCTGA
- a CDS encoding transposase domain-containing protein, which yields MVRRALTHILTIPPHRSAERAACVYTLMASYVLAGVEPWAFLADVLETHARGWPQHRLEALLPPMWKVAHEAAAQPPSTAPAATCALPLPDRVGGAARYHILAFPLHRSAERIQLNESFDTFRGSRTCSV from the coding sequence GTGGTCCGCCGAGCGCTTACTCACATCCTCACCATCCCTCCGCACCGCTCCGCCGAGCGCGCCGCCTGCGTGTACACGCTGATGGCCTCGTACGTGCTGGCCGGAGTCGAGCCGTGGGCATTCCTGGCCGACGTGCTGGAGACGCACGCCCGCGGCTGGCCCCAGCATCGGCTTGAGGCGCTGCTGCCACCCATGTGGAAGGTAGCGCACGAGGCTGCCGCGCAGCCTCCCTCAACCGCTCCTGCGGCGACCTGTGCGCTGCCCCTCCCGGACAGGGTGGGCGGCGCGGCCCGTTATCACATCCTCGCCTTCCCTCTGCACCGCTCCGCCGAGCGGATACAGCTCAACGAGTCCTTTGACACCTTCCGCGGCTCGCGAACCTGCAGCGTGTAG
- a CDS encoding immunity 52 family protein, with protein MMETYYAGSYWLARPESVAACAQRAEHFFHLLSQCDPAWSRWYQPDDSFEKARQCQFTPNAASFQALFAQEEHQRGDGFRFRLWTGDSQEETSSAGASCGSTETLLQSNCLLEPFDEGPVGERILTTPVMTQVLRAMALAWDPEWGVVTSNAHRQMVVKGFPYAGTFVGWVMYFSRLRGTVPPLPVPVRIEPVEDKGTLVILTSERFTASNPEHVTLAARVHEILDRAGLLRRLQPWPTG; from the coding sequence ATGATGGAAACCTACTACGCTGGCTCCTACTGGCTCGCCCGGCCCGAATCGGTCGCGGCTTGCGCACAACGCGCGGAGCATTTCTTCCATCTCCTGAGCCAATGCGATCCAGCATGGAGCCGCTGGTATCAACCGGATGACTCCTTTGAGAAGGCACGCCAATGCCAGTTCACTCCAAATGCCGCGAGCTTCCAGGCGCTGTTCGCACAGGAGGAACACCAGCGCGGTGATGGCTTCAGGTTCCGGCTGTGGACGGGCGACAGCCAGGAGGAAACCTCCTCCGCCGGAGCGTCGTGCGGTTCAACTGAAACCTTGCTTCAATCCAACTGCTTGCTCGAGCCCTTCGATGAAGGCCCTGTCGGGGAACGGATCCTGACCACTCCCGTGATGACCCAGGTGCTGCGCGCCATGGCCCTGGCCTGGGACCCGGAGTGGGGCGTGGTTACGAGCAACGCGCACCGACAAATGGTGGTGAAGGGTTTTCCGTACGCAGGCACCTTCGTGGGCTGGGTGATGTACTTCTCGCGGCTGCGAGGCACGGTGCCTCCACTGCCAGTTCCTGTGCGCATCGAACCCGTGGAGGACAAGGGCACTCTCGTCATCCTCACCTCCGAGAGGTTCACCGCCTCCAACCCGGAGCACGTCACACTGGCCGCTCGCGTCCACGAGATATTGGACCGGGCCGGGCTGCTGCGAAGGTTGCAGCCATGGCCGACTGGTTGA
- the sitA6 gene encoding SitA6 family polymorphic toxin lipoprotein, which yields MTRTVRPRSLLPLFLSALLLAACATPPIWEATEPNDTNICDDADADRCVVLACDEGECAVFDCEDVDPEALTQGPLSHGAELARLPRPPFRAPSTQRNWRRAGLREDARPRMTFHFRYRQGFLPAFPRLEGTLIKHHLFPQAQEFRTWLNRSGINIHEWTMLIPEQVHLRIHRGANGGTWNAAWRQVMRSSPGVVPKEVLIRKAFELALRFDIAGPLRSYYAPVPAPGPQVLAP from the coding sequence ATGACCCGAACCGTCCGGCCTCGTTCTCTGCTGCCGCTGTTCCTCTCCGCGCTGCTGCTGGCCGCGTGCGCCACCCCACCCATCTGGGAGGCAACCGAGCCCAACGACACCAACATCTGCGACGATGCGGATGCCGACCGGTGCGTCGTGCTCGCCTGTGACGAGGGCGAGTGTGCAGTCTTCGACTGCGAGGACGTGGACCCGGAGGCGCTCACGCAAGGGCCCCTGTCGCATGGTGCGGAGCTGGCTCGACTCCCTCGCCCTCCTTTTCGCGCCCCCAGCACTCAGCGCAACTGGAGGCGCGCGGGGCTTCGGGAGGACGCTCGGCCCCGGATGACCTTCCACTTCCGCTACCGCCAGGGCTTCCTCCCCGCCTTTCCGCGGCTCGAAGGCACGCTGATCAAGCACCACCTCTTCCCCCAGGCGCAGGAGTTCAGGACATGGCTCAACCGCAGTGGCATCAACATCCACGAGTGGACGATGCTCATCCCGGAACAAGTACACCTGCGCATTCACCGCGGCGCCAATGGAGGTACGTGGAACGCCGCGTGGCGGCAGGTCATGAGGAGCAGTCCCGGAGTCGTGCCGAAGGAGGTCCTGATCCGCAAGGCCTTCGAATTGGCCCTGCGCTTCGACATCGCCGGTCCCCTCAGGTCGTACTACGCTCCAGTGCCCGCACCCGGACCCCAGGTTCTCGCTCCTTGA
- a CDS encoding MFS transporter, whose amino-acid sequence MRSVPPDVHPATGRRLVGRLRYVLAHGVKEGLVERSAEWPGLTSLPQLLGPARRLFRWFNWTKRWSKRGGGGCRGSKPGQARVGGSSHWRGYPGKALGGAIFFVVLALQQEVGYSPLEAGASLLPITALMLLLSPSVGGLAQRVGSRLPMLVGPLVCAVGLALFTRIEHGGTYVGSVLPGAVGLGLGLALTVGPLTATVLDSVAGSQAGIASGFNNAVARIAGLLAVALLPGVSGLAGHSGTDFLVGVHRALWISASLCVVGGVCSWLFIPGGKRGDATKPG is encoded by the coding sequence ATGCGCTCTGTTCCGCCCGACGTCCACCCGGCGACGGGGAGACGGTTGGTGGGCCGGTTGCGCTACGTACTGGCCCATGGCGTGAAGGAGGGACTGGTGGAGAGGAGTGCTGAGTGGCCGGGCCTCACGAGCCTGCCGCAGTTGCTGGGGCCAGCACGAAGGCTGTTCCGGTGGTTCAACTGGACGAAGCGCTGGAGCAAGCGGGGAGGAGGTGGATGCCGAGGCTCGAAACCGGGGCAGGCCCGTGTTGGGGGCTCGAGCCATTGGCGGGGATACCCTGGAAAGGCGCTCGGCGGGGCCATCTTCTTCGTCGTGCTCGCGCTCCAGCAGGAGGTGGGCTACTCGCCCCTGGAGGCAGGCGCCTCGCTGCTCCCCATCACGGCGCTGATGCTCCTGCTATCGCCCTCCGTGGGCGGACTCGCCCAGCGCGTGGGCTCGCGCCTGCCCATGCTCGTCGGGCCGCTCGTCTGCGCGGTGGGGCTCGCCCTGTTCACCCGCATCGAGCACGGGGGCACCTACGTGGGCTCCGTGCTCCCGGGCGCGGTGGGACTGGGGCTCGGGCTGGCGCTCACCGTGGGGCCGCTCACCGCCACCGTGCTCGACAGCGTCGCCGGGAGCCAGGCGGGCATCGCCTCGGGATTCAACAACGCGGTGGCGCGCATCGCGGGACTGCTCGCCGTGGCACTGCTGCCCGGCGTGAGCGGGCTGGCGGGCCACTCCGGGACGGACTTCCTCGTGGGCGTGCATCGCGCGCTGTGGATCTCCGCCTCGCTGTGCGTGGTGGGTGGCGTGTGCTCCTGGCTGTTCATCCCCGGCGGGAAGCGCGGGGACGCGACGAAGCCCGGGTGA